A DNA window from Camelina sativa cultivar DH55 chromosome 17, Cs, whole genome shotgun sequence contains the following coding sequences:
- the LOC104758381 gene encoding uncharacterized protein LOC104758381, whose product MWCACYHQPLPASSVVLNRQEESLRRKQVFSVFLSSSPISLSNHQWQISNYPQTGIRLKRPNASVVPPSDSGDISTFLLVSGAMISMYLVTNFLVPSLLFKSLQGEEEEEDSD is encoded by the exons ATGTGGTGTGCATGTTATCATCAGCCATTACCAGCCAGCTCCGTCGTCTTGAATCGGCAAGAAGAGAGTCtgagaagaaaacaagtgttCTCCGTCTTCTTATCCTCATCTCCTATAAGCTTAAGTAACCATCAATGGCAAATCAGTAATTATCCCCAGACTGGGATTAGACTAAAGAGACCAAACGCGAGTGTTGTGCCTCCTTCTGATTCTGGTGATATCAGTACCTTCCTCCTAGTAAG TGGAGCAATGATCTCTATGTATTTGGTAACAAATTTTCTGGTTCCATCGTTACTGTTCAAGTCGCTCcaaggtgaagaagaggaggaagactCCGATTAA
- the LOC109129966 gene encoding uncharacterized protein LOC109129966, protein MLYLPRCFSFQMLLQHGRCVRITDEGVITMANSWTSLEFLSLFGIVGVTDRCLETLSQTCSATLTTLDANGCIGIKSKLGGGSQQQGQRVSYNKSKLTLGLRTVKIDKVWSYISHMLLFLFF, encoded by the exons ATGTTGTACCTCCCTCGATGCTTTTCATTCCAAATGCTTCTTCAACATGGCAGGTGTGTGCGTATCACAGATGAAGGTGTGATTACCATGGCTAATAGTTGGACCTCCCTCGAATTTCTCAG CTTGTTTGGGATAGTAGGAGTGACTGATAGATGTCTAGAGACTCTCTCGCAGACATGCTCTGCTACACTCACCACTCTTGATGCTAATGGCTGCATCGGCATCAAG agTAAGTTAGGAGGAGGAagccagcagcaaggtcagagAGTAAGCTACAACAAGAGTAAGCTCACTCTTGGCTTACGGACAGTCAAAATTGATAAGGTATGGTCCTATATCTCTCatatgttgttgttcttgtttttttga
- the LOC109125072 gene encoding serine/threonine-protein phosphatase 7 long form homolog, whose protein sequence is MEGSEAMLPCQNRSAPSPDSKALSRSVFFWGWRYSNKKFESWTRKMSHLHEPTWKKAGIFEAVMASTFKISKNTDLVVGIAEKWCPDTKTFVFPWGETAITLEDVMLLSGFFVLGSPVFAALESSGQEIKAKLDLEWKKIRKDWDDKVNFVTQVSWMERFMKSGDELEHVAFLMLWLNYFLFPSCLYHLYKAVLPIAIHLSRGTRIALAPAVLAHLYAELSLLKTHITSFSESTREARVDLTALFMLVQVWTWERFRELQPKPNXLFENSKDQQNFHMPNDKDPLFLFNESLCLTKRVCSLRVYIV, encoded by the exons ATGG AGGGATCTGAAGCAATGCTTCCTTGTCAAAATCGTTCAGCTCCTTCTCCTGACTCAAAGGCACTGTCTAGGAGTGTTTTCTTCTGGGGTTGGAGGTATTCTAACAAAAAGTTCGAGTCTTGGACCAGGAAAATGTCTCATCTTCACGAACCCACTTGGAAGAAAGCTGGGATTTTTGAAGCAGTCATGGCGTCCACATTCAAAATCTCTAAAAACACAGATCTTGTTGTGGGTATTGCTGAGAAATGGTGTCCTGACACCAAAACCTTTGTTTTCCCTTGGGGTGAAACAGCTATAACACTTGAAGACGTTATGCTGCTTtcaggtttctttgttttgggttCACCTGTTTTTGCTGCTCTAGAGAGCTCAGGACAGGAGATTAAGGCTAAACTAGATTTAGAATGGAAGAAGATTAGGAAAGACTGGGACG ACAAAGTCAATTTCGTCACACAAGTATCTTGGATGGAGAGATTCATGAAAAGTGGTGATGAGCTTGAGCATGTGGCTTTCCTTATGCTCTGGCTTAACTACTTTTTGTTTCCATCATGCTTGTATCATCTCTATAAAGCTGTTTTGCCAATTGCTATTCATCTTTCAAGGGGTACTAGGATTGCTCTTGCTCCTGCTGTTCTTGCACACTTGTATGCTGAGCTAAGTCTTTTGAAAACCCACATTACATCTTTCAGCGAATCCACCAGGGAGGCTAGAGTTGATCTGACTGCCTTGTTTATGTTGGTTCAAGTTTGGACATGGGAGAGATTCAGGGAACTACAGCCAAAACCTAATCNACTTTTTGAGAATTCCaaagatcaacaaaattttcatatGCCAAACGATAAGGatccattgtttttgtttaatgaaaGCTTATGTTTAACGAAAAGGGTTTGTAGCTTGAGGGTTTATATTGTCTAA
- the LOC104759925 gene encoding glutathione S-transferase T3-like, which translates to MDPYRLSDENFVDLLNSQKVLNVSDNPNPPHSAQSSQPIQFSNPFSSEPPHFTSTFSSQPPHFSSTFSSQNLNFSPASDTEDCIEVEETEEDGGRGSRKRWTAEEDVNLISAWLNTSKDPVTSNEQRKYSFWQRVTRYFEANGGSAGSNARGQTQCKARWNKINHQVNKFVGCYAQACTRRKSGESEDDVLRMAYELFNNDMKKPFLLVHCWRELKHDQKWLTEECSHKRTKLASEAPTSSNDGAEKRPPGVKAAKNKGKRPTVSIDVEDGSVHKLDKIIAMKDQEQAAKVKHGKMRLLNSLXTNTR; encoded by the coding sequence atggatCCTTATCGTTTGTCAgatgaaaattttgttgatcttttgaattctcaaaaagTTCTCAACGTTTCTGATAATCCTAACCCTCCACATTCTGCTCAATCCTCTCAGCCGATTCAATTTAGCAACCCATTCTCTTCTGAGCCACCCCACTTTACCTCaacattctcttctcagccACCTCATTTTAGCTCAACATTCTCTTCTCAGAATCTTAACTTTAGCCCAGCATCCGATACTGAAGACTGTATTGAGGTCGAAGAGACTGAAGAAGACGGAGGCAGAGGAAGTAGGAAGAGGTGGACTGCAGAGGAGGATGTCAACCTCATAAGTGCTTGGTTAAACACCAGCAAGGATCCAGTTACCAGTAATGAGCAGCGGAAATATAGTTTCTGGCAGAGAGTTACAAGGTATTTCGAAGCAAATGGTGGATCAGCTGGTTCAAACGCAAGAGGGCAAACACAGTGTAAGGCTAGGTGGAACAAGATAAACCACCAagtcaacaagtttgtgggCTGTTACGCACAAGCGTGTACAAGAAGGAAGAgtggagaatcagaagatgatgtcTTGAGAATGGCGTATGAGCTTTTCAATAACGACATGAAGAAGCCATTTCTCCTTGTACATTGCTGGAGGGAGCTGAAGCACGATCAGAAATGGCTCACAGAAGAATGTAGCCACAAGCGGACTAAGCTTGCATCTGAGGCTCCTACTTCGAGTAATGATGGTGCTGAGAAGAGGCCTCCGGGAGTTAAAGCTGCTAAGAACAAAGGGAAGAGACCGACTGTTAGTATTGATGTCGAAGATGGTTCTGTCCATAAGTTAGACAAGATCATTGCAATGAAGGATCAAGAACAAGCAGCTAAAGTGAAGCATGGCAAAATGAGATTGCTAAATAGCCTGCNAACTAACACCCGCTGA
- the LOC104759926 gene encoding uncharacterized protein LOC104759926: MSNWSSDEEIEEMVEEEVDSIVEEIQYNYTHPEVPPAPIIRRVHIERDREEGHIRLWNDYFSDNPTYTNAMFRRRFRMNKLLFLRIVTAVENGVPYFRQRRDATGRLGLSALQKCTSAIRLMAYGYSADAADEYLRLAETTSHKCLLHFVEGVINLFGNEYLRRPTAEDLQRLLNIGEHRGFPGMIGSIDCMHWEWKNCPTAWKGQYTRGSGKPSIVLEAVASQDLWIWHAFFGPPGSLNDINVLDRSPVFDDILQGRAPRVRYFVNGRQYNMAYYLTDGIYPKWATFIQSITLPRGRKAKLFAQWQEGCRKDVERAFGVLQARFAIVKNPALFWDKGKIGKIMRASIILHNMIVEDERHDHNFYDPTEFHHREGSGSSQVDLSYSTDTPTNLHNMMVTRNDVHDTEMHDLLQKDLIEHIWQKFGATAHNRVILLKFS, from the exons ATGTCTAATTGGAGTTCtgatgaagaaattgaagaaatggtagaggaggaggTTGATAGTATAGTGGAGGAGATCCAATACAACTACACTCACCCAGAGGTACCACCAGCTCCAATAATCCGAAGAGTGCACATTGAGAGAGACCGCGAAGAAGGCCACATTCGattgtggaatgattattttagtgataatccAACTTACACTAACGCTATGTTCCGTCGtcgctttagaatgaacaaactATTGTTCCTTCGTATTGTTACCGCTGTTGAGAATGGAGTCCCATACTTCAGACAAAGGCGAGATGCTACTGGAAGGCTTGGTCTTTctgcacttcaaaaatgtacgTCAGCTATTCGTTTGATGGCTTACGGATATTCGGCAGATGCGGCGGATGAATATTTACGACTCGCTGAAACAACCTCCCACAAATGCCTTCTACATTTTGTAGAGGGAGTTATAAATCTATTTGGCAACGAGTATCTCAGAAGACCTACAGCGGAAGACCTCCAACGATTACTGAACATTGGAGAACATCGCGGTTTCCCCGGAATGATAGGGAGCATAGATTgcatgcattgggagtggaagaattgtcccactgCATGGAAAGGACAATATACACGTGGATCAGGTAAACCGTCAATCGTACTAGAGGCTGTGGCATcacaagatttatggatttggcacgccTTTTTTGGACCACCGGGTtcgttaaatgatatcaatgtctTGGACCGCTCCccggtgtttgatgatatcctaCAGGGCCGAGCTCCGAGAGTTAGATACTTTGTCAATGGACGGCAATACAACATGGCGTACTACCTCACAGACGGTATCTATCCCAAATGggcaactttcatccaatctATTACACTTCCACGTGGTCGAAAAGCAAAACTCTTTGCTCAATGGCAAGAAGGATGtcgtaaagatgtagagcgtgcatttggagtcttgcaagctcgatttgcaatcGTGAAGAATCCTGCACTTTTCTGGGATAAaggaaaaataggaaaaataatgagagcatcTATCATcctgcataacatgatagtggaagacgaacgacatgacCACAATTTCTACGATCCAACAGAATTCCATCACAGAGAAGGAAGCGGAAGTTCTCAAGTCGATTTATCATATTCTACAGATACGCCAACAAATCTACATAATATGATGGTCACTCGAAATGATGTTCATGATACAGAAATGCATGATCTTTTgcaaaaagacttgattgagcatatctggcaaaaatttggtgcaaccgcaca TAATAGGGTAATTTTGCTTAAGTTCTCTTAG
- the LOC104759927 gene encoding uncharacterized protein LOC104759927 gives MSNWSSDEEIEEMVEEEVDSIVEEIQYNYTHPEVPPAPIIRRVHIERDCEEGHIRLWNDYFSDNPTYTNAMFRRRFRMNKLLFLRIVTAVENGVPYFRQRRDATGRLGLSALQKCTSAIRLMAYGYSADAADEYLRLAETTSHKCLLHFVEGVINLFGNEYLRRPTAEDLQRLLNIGEHRGFPGMIGSIDCMHWEWKNCPTAWKGQYTRGSGKPSIVLEAVASQDLWIWHAFFGPPGSLNDINVLDRSPVFDDILHGRAPRVRYVVNGRQ, from the coding sequence ATGTCTAATTGGAGTTCtgatgaagaaattgaagaaatggtagaggaggaggTTGATAGTATAGTGGAGGAGATCCAATACAACTACACTCACCCAGAGGTACCACCAGCTCCAATAATCCGAAGAGTGCACATTGAGAGAGACTGCGAAGAAGGCCACATTCGattgtggaatgattattttagtgataatccAACTTACACTAACGCTATGTTCCGTCGtcgctttagaatgaacaaactATTGTTCCTTCGTATTGTTACCGCTGTTGAGAATGGAGTCCCATACTTCAGACAAAGGCGAGATGCTACTGGAAGGCTTGGTCTTTctgcacttcaaaaatgtacgTCAGCTATTCGTTTGATGGCTTACGGATATTCGGCAGATGCGGCGGATGAATATTTACGACTCGCTGAAACAACCTCCCACAAATGCCTTCTACATTTTGTAGAGGGAGTTATAAATCTATTTGGCAACGAGTATCTCAGAAGACCTACAGCGGAAGACCTCCAACGATTACTGAACATTGGAGAACATCGCGGTTTCCCCGGAATGATAGGGAGCATAGATTgcatgcattgggagtggaagaattgtcccactgCATGGAAAGGACAATATACACGTGGATCAGGTAAACCGTCAATCGTACTAGAGGCTGTGGCATcacaagatttatggatttggcacgccTTTTTTGGACCACCGGGTtcgttaaatgatatcaatgtctTGGACCGCTCCccggtgtttgatgatatcctaCATGGCCGAGCTCCGAGAGTTAGATACGTTGTCAATGGACGGCAATAA
- the LOC104759928 gene encoding uncharacterized protein LOC104759928, translated as MASSSNKFHYHYDPNNDSLNQYFQEQFNNQFEAVEEAIPVERKPREYIDRKREEGHERLWNDYFSDNPTYDAHHFRRRFRMNKPLFLRIVNRLSEEVPYFKPKKDATFRNGLSPLQQCTAAIRLLAYGTATDSVDEYIRLAACTARKCLEHFVVGIVDLFGTEYLRRPTAEDLQRLLFTRSGRHLLNPSHNHNIRNIVYLHKNKKVHEKMLSVHLESCNLGSP; from the coding sequence atggcatcttcttccaacaaaTTTCACTACCATTATGACCCAAATAATGATAGTTTAAACCAATACTTTCAAGAGCAATTTAATAACCAATTTGAAGCTGTTGAAGAAGCTATTCCGGTGGAAAGGAAACCACGTGAATATATTGATAGAAAACGAGAAGAAGGGCATGAAcgtttgtggaacgattatttttctgataatccGACTTACGATGCTCACCACTTCCGGCGACGGTTTCGAATGAACAAGCCGCTGTTCTTGCGTATTGTAAATCGTCTcagtgaagaagttccatattttaagCCAAAAAAGGATGCAACCTTCCGGAATGGTCTATCACCCCTACAACAATGTACTGCTGCAATTCGACTTTTAGCGTATGGGACTGCGACGGACTCGGTTGACGAATACATACGTCTTGCTGCTTGTACTgctcgtaaatgtttggaacattttgTCGTCGGGATAGTTGACTTGTTTGGCACTGAATACCTACGCCGACCAACAGCAGAGGATCTTCAAAGGCTACTATTTACCCGGAGTGGGCgacatttgttaaatccatcccacaaccacaacatcCGAAACATCGTTTATTTGCACAAAAACAAGAAGGTgcacgaaaagatgttgagcgtgcatttggagtcttgcaatcTAGGTTcgccatga